The Streptomyces armeniacus genomic interval TGCTTCGTACCGTCCACCGTGACGCTGCCGCCCTCGCCCTTGGCGGCGAGCTTCTTGGCGGCGCTCCAGTCGCTGGAGTCTCCCTCGCCGCCGTTGCCGCCCATGCTGGAGACCGCTACGCCGATACCGGCGGCGACGGCGAGGACGGCGACGATCGAACCGCCCACGACAAGCTGGCGGCGGATCTTCTCGCGCTTCGCCTGCTTCTCGCGTTCGGCGCGCAGCCGCTCGCGGGCGGCGCGCTTGGCTTCCTGGCTGTTGCGCTTGCTCATGGTCGTTTTCTCCGTGTCGTACGTGTCGGGGGACGTCGTGTGCTCAGGCGGCGGTCGCCAGGGCGTACGGCGGCCCGCGACGCAGCACGGAGTGCCGGATCAGCGGGAACTTGCGGGCGGTACGTACGGGCAGCGCGCGGGCCGTACCGGCGGGCGGGCCGTCCGCGGCGCTCGTACGGCAGGTCGCGACGGCGAGCAGCAGCGGCCGGAACGCGGTCGCGGCCGCCGCGCGCAGCAGCCGCGCGACGGCGGCCTCGCCGCGGCGCAGCCAGGCTGCGGCCAGCAGCCCGACGGCCACATGCGCGGACAGCAGCAGCCACGGCGAACCGGCCGGGGCGGCGGCCTGCAGCGGAAGCGACGAACCGCCGTGGGCCATCTGGGCGAGGGGCGTACCGAAGTCGCCTCCGGCACAGACGAAGTCGATCCCCACGGACCGGAGCGGCCCGGTCACCGGGCCGCCGGCCTGTCCGTAACAGGCGTGCTGACCGGTGGTGAAGACGGTGTCGGCGAACAGCTCGAGCGGGATCAGCAGGGCGGCTATGCGGAAGTAGCCGCGCTCGCGGTCGGCGAGAGCGAAGGCGAGCAGGAAGACGCCGGCGCTGACGGCGACCAGGGTCACGGGCGGCACGGGGGTGCCGGACAGCAGCACGTGGGCGCCAGCGGACAGGGCGACGCACAGCGCGGTGAAGACCGCTGCCCGCGCCGTACGGAAACCTGCCTCTGCTATGCCCATCGCCGCCCGAGTGTGCCATGGCGGGGGCTAAGCGGCAGCTAAAGGGGTCCGCAACGGGACTCTCCCGGTATTCGACCGTTACGCACGGCCCGCTTGCGCCGTCCGCCTGCCCCGGCCACATCCGGCCCGTCCGGCGTTTGAGGACGGCCAGGGGCGGCCACCGGCCCGTCTGCTTGGTAGCGGACTCAGCCACATCCAGCCCGTCCGGCGCTTGAGGACGGCCCGAAGCGGTCACCGGGCTGCCGGTGGCCCTGCTGCTCGCGGCACACCGCACGTACGTCGTGGCCGAGGGCCGTCCTCAAACGCCGGACGGGCTGGAGGTACGCGCCGGACCGGGGAGAGAATCGGTCAGCGGACCGAGGCGCGCCGGTACGCCCACGTCGCCACCGCCAGCGACACCACGCCGACCGCCGCGCACACCCCGAGGTCCAGCGCCACCCGCGCCCACTCCGGGGAGGACTCGAGCGCGCGGGCCAGCGCCTCGACGCCGTACGTCGACGGCAGTAGATCGCGTACCCACTGCACCGGCCCCGGCAGCTGGTCGCCCGGCAGGACACCCAGCAGCAGCGCGGCCGACATGCCGAGCTGGCCGCATACGGTCGCGAGCTCCGCCCGCGGGGCGAGCAGCCCGAGTGCCGCGCCCAGGCCCGCCAGGGCGGCGCCGGCGAGCGGGATGACCGCCACGAGCACCCACAGGCCGCTCAGCGGCAGTCCGAACAGCACGCTCCCGGCCACCGCCGTGAAGACGACGCCGGGCACGGTGAACGAGGCGTACGCCCCGGCCGCGCCGAGGACCACCGCGGCGGCGGGCACGGGCAGCGTGGCGTAGTGGTCGAGGCCGCCGCTGGCGCGGAGCTGGCCGAAGTACTGGGCGAGCAGGTTGAGCGCGACGAACGCCACGACCAGCACGCTCGACCCGGCGACGACCGCGCGCGCCTCCGCGCCGCCGTCCACCACCCCGCGCATCAGGACCATGATCCCCAGCGACTGGAAGGTGGCCACGAACAGCAGCGGGATGCGCGCCACGCGGGCCCGTGAGAGCTGCGCCCGGTACACGGCGCCCATCGACGGCCACAGTCGCGCGCGGGGCGCGAGCGGCGCGGGAGCGGGCGTGCCGGCGGCGGGCGCGCGGGTCGCCGCGCCCGCACCGGCCTGACCGTCCGCACCCGCAGGGCCACCCGTACCCGCCGGGCCACCTGCCGACCCGGCCGCCGGTTCGCCGAGCGCGGCGCGGCTCTCCGCCGCCGCGGTGCTCACCGCGCCTCCGCCGCGCGGTGCGGCGCTTGCGGCGCCCGTACGCGCGCCACGCGGTGCGGCGCCCGTACGCGGGCGGGGCGCGGCACCGGGGCCGTCCGCACGTGCCTCACGGCGTGCCTCACGGCGTACCTCACGTCTTCACCAAGCCTTCCGTACGGCCCCCGAGTGCCAGATAGACGTCCTCCAGGCTCGGCGTGGCGAGCGTGAAGTCGTCGAGTGCGGCGAAAGCGGGCCCGGCCGTCACCGTGGCGACCGCGTCGCGCGCGGCCTCCGGGGTGAGGCGCAGGGTCCAGCGGCGGCCCGCGACGGCCGCGTCGGCGCCGAGCGCGGCGACCTCCGGGACCTCGACGGGTGCCCGGTCGCGCCAGACCAGTTCGAGCCGCACGTCGTCGCCGATCAGCGCCTTCAGACCGCCCGGGGTGTCACAGGCGATCACCCGGCCGCGGTCCATCACCGCGACGCGGTCCAGCACGGTCTCGGCCTCGATCACGTTGTGGGTGACCAGCACCACGGTCGTGCCGTGGTCCGCGCGGCGCCGGTCGACGGCCGCCCACACCGCGCGCCGCGCGACGGGGTCCATGCCGGTGGTCGGCTCGTCGAGCACGAGCAGCGGCCGTTCGCCCGCGAGCGCGGTCGCGACGCAGGCCAGCCGCCGCTGGCCGCCCGAGAGGTTCCGCAGGGGGCGGCCGGCGATGGCGCACAGCTCCAGCTCGTCGAGGACGGCGTCGCGCGCGTGCCGCGCCGCGCGCAGCTCGAGGCCGCGCAGCCGCGCCGTCGTCTCGACGGCCAGCGACACGGTCAGCTCGTCCAGCGCGCTCGATTCCTGCCCCAGATACGCGAGGAGCCGCGCGGCCCGTTCCGGATGCCGTACGAGGTCGTGCCCGAGCACCTCGACACCGCCCGAGTCGGGCCGCAGCAGTCCGGTGAGCTGGCGTACGAGGGTGGACTTCCCGGCGCCGTTCGGGCCGAGCAGGCCGAAGACCTCGCCGCGGCGCACGGTGAGGGTGACGCCGTCGGTGGCGCGTACCTCGGGCGTGGCGGGTGTGCCGCGCCGCGCGCGGCCCGGCGGATACGTCTTGACCAGGTCGCTTGTCCGCACGACGGCCTGCGCTGGCGTCCCCATACTGCCCACCGCCTGCCCCGTGCCCGCTTCCACGAACTACGAGGGTACGCGGCCCGTCCGCGCGGCCCGCGTGGAGGGGGGTCGAGCGGGGCATACAGGGGCGACTTCGACACGACGGGCGCGGGCCGTACGCTCCCCGCGCCCCCGCGGGTGCTACTCGGCCGCCGGCGACCGCTCCGTGGCCGTCAGCGCGTCCACCTCGCGCCAGAAGCCGGCGCGGATCGCGTACCGGTCGTGCTCGTCGATCTGGTCGTCCTTGTGCGCCAGCAGCCCGAACCGGGCGGCGTACCGCAGCAGTTCGCCGTCGATGCGGTGGGGGATGCGCGGGTACTCGCCGGACAGGTGGTGCAGATGCGACTGGCTGCTCAGCCGGGCGATCCAGCGCCGTGCGAAGACCTGGCCGACCTCGAACGGGTCGCCGCTGACGGCCGTGATGTCCTCCTCGCGGTCCGCCCACCGCTGCTCCGCCGTGGTCAGCTGCGCCAGCATCGGCAGCGCGGCGATCTCGGGCGCCTCGCCGCCCGTGCTCGCGCGCTCGATCCAGCCCTTGTCGGACGACCAGCGCAGCGTGGCCCCGGCGGATGTGGCCGGCTGCGTGTGCGCGGGGCCGTGCGGTGGACGGCCGAGCCCGGCGAGGTCCTTCGGGGTGGGTACGCCCGTGCTCTCGGTGCGCTGCGGGGGCGCCTCCTCGGCGGTCCGCTCGGCGGCGGCGTCCTCGGGGGCGCGTTCGCCGTCCGCGGTGGTGTGCTCGGCGGGCGGTGCGGACGAGGCGGGCGCGCCGCCGTTCTTCGCCGACTCCGGCAGCGGCGCCGCGAGGATCGCGGCGATTTCCGGCCTGGGCTCGGGCTGCGGTGCGCAGACGCCGCTGAGGTCCTTGGCGCGTACGGCCCGGGTGATCCACGTACGGTCCAGCACGCGGCGTTCGTCGGCCTCGGCGACCAGGTCCTCGGACTGGTTGTAGTCGCCGTCGGCGGCCTGGACGGCCCACAGGTGGACGGCGACGCCGTGCTCCTTGGCGGACATCAGACCGGGCAGCAGGTCGCCGTCGCCGGTGACCAGCACGATGTCGGAGCAGGCGCGGTTGCGGGCCAGTTCGGTCAGCTCCGCGTGCATCGCGGCGTCGACGCCCTTCTGCGCCCAGCGGCCCTCGCTGCGGGTGAGAGCGCCCAGCCGCACCGTGACGCGGGGCATGACGCGCAGCCGGCGGTGCTCGGGCTGCGGTACGCGGTCGGGGGCGCCGTCGAACCAGTAGATACGCAGCAGCGCGCACTCCGTATCGCCCTCGGCCCGCTCCCGCAGGGCCTGGATCAGCGCCGTGTGGTCGACGGTGATACGGGAACGTGTGGGCTCTCCGGCCAGCAGGCTCGCGGCGGCGCCCAGCAGATATCCGGCGTCCACCAGGACGACGCAGCGGTCCACGTTCCACCTTCTCTCGCAGCGCGTTTCCCTCGAGTCTGCCCGACGGCACGAGGGTTAACTGCCTGAACTCGATCACCGGCGTGGCGGGCCCAGAATACTGGCCTCACTCATGGTAATTGCCTGGAATGCGGCTTTCCTCCCCTCATGTAAGGCTGTTTCCGGCCCCACGTTGAGAGACCCCATCCAGGAGGACGGTCATGGCCAAGAACAAGAACCGGGAACGGAAGCAGCAGCGGAGCAGCGCCGCCCAGCGCGGCGCCGAGCAGTCGAAGAGCGAGGCGGAGGCGGCCGCGGCGGAGGACATGAAGTCCGAGGGCAGCCCGGCGCAGGTGGCGCACAAGGGGCGGAAGAAGAGCTTCGGGCACAACTGACGCCACCGGCCCCGTGCCGCTGAGCGGACAGCGAGGAGCGCGCCCCCGTACCCCGGGCGCGCTCCTCACTGTCCGCTGAGCCGTACCCAGGGCTAGGTTTGTCCCCGGCCCGTGTGGCGGGCGGTCGCACCTACGGCTTTCAGGGGGGATGGTCCGATGAGCGAGGACGCCACCGCGCACGAAACCGGCACCGCGCACGACACCGCCGAGCAGCTCAGCAGACGGATCGACACCAGCAGGGCGCATCCGGCGCGCGTCTACGACGCGTTCCTCGGCGGCAAGGACCACTACCCCGCCGACAGCGAGGCGGCCAAGGCGGCGCTGGCGGCCAACCCGCGCGGCTACCTCGACGTACGGCACAACCGGGCGTTCCTGCGCCGAGCCGTCGGGCAGCTGGCCGCGGAGGCGGGCATCCGGCAGTTCCTCGATGTGGGCACCGGGCTGCCGACGCAGGAGAACGTCCACCAGATCGCGCAGCGGACCGCGCCCGAGTCGCGGGTCGTCTACGTCGACAACGACCCCGTGGTGCTGGTGCACGCGCGCGTCCTGCTCGACAGCGGGCCCGCCGGCCGTACCGACTACGTCGACGCCGACCTGCGCGACCCCGCGACGATTCTGCGCGAGGCGGCGCGGACGCTGGACTTCGACCGGCCGGTCGGGCTGGTGCTGGTGGCGATCCTGCACTTCGTCGAGGACGAGGAGGCGTACGCCGCCGTACGGGAGCTGCTGGCCGCGCTGCCGTCCGGGAGCCATCTGGTGCTGAGCCACCTCACCGCCGACCGGAACCCGGAGCGGATCACGAAGGTGGCGGAGACGTACCAGAAGCGGGGGCTCACCTTCGTCCTCCGGCCCGAGGCGAAGATCCGGAAGTTCCTCACCGACAACGGGCTGGAGATGATCGAGCCCGGACTCGTGCCCGTGCACCGCTGGCGGCCCGACCACCGGCCGGACGTAGAACGCGAGTCCGCCGCGGACGGCGGTGCGGGCGGCGCGGAGGGTGCGGGCGGCGCGGACGGCCCCGACCGTACGGACCGCGGGGACGGCACCGTCGTGGAGCGGGACGGCCGGGACGGGCTCGAGGACGTCGGCCGGACCCGCTACCGCGACATCGCCGATGTCACGGACGCGGACATCAACATCCTCGCGGCGGTCGCCCGCAAGCCCTGACACCGGCCGGAGCCGGCCCGCCTCCCGCTCCGGCCGCGCGCGTACGTCCCGGCACGCGCGCGGCCCCCGTACGGGCGGTGGCTCAGCCCGCCAGGCAGGCGGGCCCGAGCAGCTGCTTGAGGTCACCGAACAGTGCCGGGTCGACGGTCACGCGGTGCCGGTCCAGCCGCAGCACGGTCGTACGGCGAGTGCCCTGCAGCTTGACCCGGACCTCCGTGGCGCCGCGGTGGTGGGTGAGGACCTCGCCGAGCTTCTCCACCAGCGGCGGTGTGATCTTGACCGTGGGGATGGTGATGGTCACCGGAGCGTTGGCCGACGCCTCGCTCAGGTCCGGGATCATCAGCTCCATGGCGACCAGCCGCGGCACGTCCTCGCGCTTGTCGAGCCGCCCCTTGACGAAGACGACGGCGTCCTCGACGAGCTGGGTGGAGACCAGCTGGTAGGTGGCGGGGAAGAACATGCAGTCGATCGAGCCGGCCAGGTCCTCCACCGTGGCGATGGCCCAGGCGTTGCCCTGCTTGGTCATCTTGCGCTGCAGCCCGGAGATGATGCCGCCGATGGTGACGATCGCGCCGTCGGAGTAGTCCCCGCCGGTGAGCTGGGCGATCGCCGCGTCCGCCTTGTCGTTGAGGACGTGCTCCAGGCCGAACAGCGGGTGGTCCGAGACGTACAGCCCGAGCATCTCCCGCTCCTGCGCGAGGAGATACGTCTTCTCCCACTCGATGTCCGAGAACTCGACGTCGAGCCCGAAGGCGGGCTTGTCGTCGCCGGTGTCGTCGCCCATGCCGCCGAAGAGGTCGAACTGGCCCTCGGCTTCCTTCCGTTTGACCTGCACGACGTTGTCGATCATCGTCTCGAAGTGCGCGGTCAGGCCCTTGCGGGTGTGCCCCATCGCGTCGAACGCGCCCGCCTTGATCAGCGACTCGACCGTCCGCTTGTTGCAGACGACCGCCTCGACCTTGTCCAGGAAGTCGGGGAACGAGGCGTACGCCCCCTTGGCGCGGCGGCACTTCACGATGGAGTCCACCACGTTGTTCCCGACGTTCCGCACGGCGGTCAGGCCGAAGACGATGGTGTCGTCGCCGCGCGGCGTGAAGTTCGCCTCCGACTCGTTGACGTCCGGCGGGAGCACCTTGATGCCCATCTTGCGGCACTCGTTGAGATAGACCGCCGACTTGTCCTTGTCGTCGCGGACCGAGGTGAGCAGCGCCGCCATGTACTCCGCGGGGTAGTTCGCCTTGAGGTACGCCGTCCAGTACGTGACGAGGCCGTACGCCGAGGAGTGCGCCTTGTTGAACGCGTATCCCGCGAACGGCACCAGCACGTCCCAGACGGCCTGGATCGCCTCGTCCGAGTACCCCTTGTCCCGGGCGCCCTGCTGGAAGTTGACGAACTCCGCGTCCAGGACCTCCTGCTTCTTCTTGCCCATCGCGCGGCGCAGCAGGTCGGCCTGGCCCAGTGAGTAGCCGGCGAGGACCTGGGCGGCCTTCTGCACCTGCTCCTGATAGACGATCAGGCCGTGGGTGATGCCCAGGACCTCCCGGAGCGGCTCCTCCAGCTCCGGGTGGATCGGGGTGATCTCCTGCTGCCCGTTCTTCCGGAGGGCGTAGTTGATGTGCGAGTTCATGCCCATCGGGCCCGGCCGGTACAGCGCCGAGACGGCGGAAATGTCCTCGAAGTTGTCCGGCTTCATCAGCCGCAGCAGGGAGCGCATCGGGCCGCCGTCGAACTGGAACACGCCGAGCGTGTCGCCCCGGCACAGCAGCTCGAAGGTCTTGGGGTCGTCCAGCGACAGGTCGAGGAGGGTGAGGTCCACGCCCTTGTTCTTCTTGATGAGCTTGACCGCGTCATCCATGATCGTGAGGTTCCGCAGGCCCAGGAAGTCCATCTTCAGCAGGCCGAGCGCCTCACAGCTCGGATAGTCCCACTGCGTGACCACCGTGCCGTCGTTCTTCGGGGAGAAGACCGGCACATGGTCGATCAGCTTCTCGCTGGACATGATCACGCCAGCGGCGTGCACGCCCATCTGCCGGACCAGGCCCTCGATGCCGCGCGCCGCGTCGATGACCTTGGTGACGTCGGGCTCGTTCTCGTACATCGACCGGACCTCGCCCGCCTCGCTGTACCGCGGGTGGTCCTTGTCGAGGATGCCGGACAGCGGGATGCCCTTGCCCAGCACGTCGGCGGGCATCGCCTTGGTGATCCGGTCGCCCATCGCGTACGGATAACCGAGCACGCGGGAGGCGTCCTTGATGGCGGCCTTGGCCTTGATGGTGCCGTACGTGCCGATCATGGCGACCTTGTCGGCGCCGTACTTGTCGGTGACGTACCGGATGACGTCACCCCGCCTGCGCTCGTCGAAGTCGATGTCGACATCGGGCATGGAGACGCGCTCGGGGTTGAGGAACCGCTCGAAGATCAGGCCGTGGTCGATGGGGTCGAGGTCGGTGATGCCCATCGCGTACGACACGATCGAGCCCGCCGCCGAGCCGCGGCCCGGGCCGACCGCGATGCCGTTGTTCTTGGCCCACATGATGAAGTCGGCGACGACCAGGAAGTATCCCGGGAACCCCATCTCGACGATGATGTCCATCTCGTAGTCCGCCTGCCGCTGCCGGTCCTCCGGCACGCCGTTCGGATAGCGGCGGGCCATGCCCCGCCTGACCTCCTCGCGGAACCAGGTCACTTCGGTGTACCCCTCGGGCACGTCGAAGCGGGGCATCAGGTTCTGCGGCTCGAACATGCCCGTGGTGTCGACCCGTTCGGCGATGAGGAGCTGCGTGTTCCGGCAGCCCTCCTGCCAGGCGTCGGAGGAGTCGATCGCGTACATCTCGGCGGCCGACTTCAGGTAGTAGCCCGCGCCGTCGAACTTGAAGCGGTCGGGGTTGGAGAGGTTGTTCCCCGTCTGGATGCACAACAGGGTGTCGTGCGCGGCGGCTTCGCGCTCGTACGTGTAGTGGGAGTCGTTCGTGACGACGAACGGCGCGCCGATCTTGCGGGCGATCTCCTCCAGGCCGTCCCGCGCGCGCTTGTCGATGTCGATGCCGTGGTCCATCAGCTCGACGAAGAAGTTCTCCTTGCCGAAGATGTCCTGGTACTCCCCGGCGGCCTTCAGTGCCTCGTCCATCTGGTCCAGCCGGATGCGGGTGCTGACCTCGCCGGAGGGGCAGCCGGTGGTGGCCATCAGGCCCTCGGCGTACTCCGCGAGGAGCTCCCGGTCCATGCGCGGCTTGCGGAAGAAGCCCTCCAGGCTGGCCCGCGACTGGGCGCGGAAGAGATTGTGCAGACCGGTCTCGTTACGCGCCCACATCGTCATGTGCGTGTACGCGCCGTTGCCGGAGACGTCGTCCCGCTTCTGGTGCGGGGTGCCCCACTTGACCGGCCGGGTGTTGCGCCGCGACTCCGGGGCGAGATACGCCTCGATGCCCATGACCGGTGTGACCCCGGCGTCCTTCGCCTGATGGAAGAAGTCGTACGCCCCGTGGAGATTGCCGTGGTCGGTCATCGCGATGTGCGACATGCCCATCTCGTTGCACGCCTTGAACATGTCCTTCAAGCGCGCGGCGCCGTCCAGCAGCGAATACTGAGTGTGCACATGCAAGTGTGTGAACTGCTGGTCTGTCACGGGACGGGCCACCTCCGGCGCGGGTCTTCAGGGGCGATTCAGGAGTCTACGACCCGGCACTGACAACGCGTCGCCCGATCCGCCGCGCCGCCCGCCGAAGGTGCTGTACGGGCACCGCCGCGGCCGCCGCGGCGGTGCCCGCGGGCCCCGCACGGGCTCCGCCGAAGCCGCCGCGGACCCGGGCACTCCGGGCTACCCTCGCGCGTTGGAAGCAGCGGACGCACGAGCAGTAAGTAAGGGGCACTCCCATGGCAACCCAGCAGGCCGGCGCGGCCGAAGAGCGCGGCGAGCGGATTCTCGAGGTGTTCGGCACCGCCTTCGGCGAGCTGCTGGCCGCCGATCCGGCCGCCTTCCAGGTCAAGTTCCGGAAGATGGCCGCTTCCGCCTTCGCCTTCTACCGCGGCACGGCCTGCCTCTTCTACGCGGACCAGGACGCCGGCAAGGCCGGCGGCCCGTTCCTCGACGACCGCACCGCCCGGGTCTGGATCCACGGCGATCTGCACGCCGAGAACTTCGGCACGTACATGGACGCGAACGGCCGCCTGATCTTCAACGTCAACGATTTCGACGAGGCCTTCGTCGGCCCGTTCACCTGGGACCTGAAGCGCTTCGCCGCCTCCGTGGCCCTCCTCGGGTACACGAAGGCGCTCAGCGACGGGCAGATCACCGCGCTCGTCCGGACGTACGCGGTGGCCTACCGCGAGCGCATCCACGCACTGGCGGCGGGCGCCAAGGGCGACGAGATCCCCTCGCTGAACCTCGACACCGCCGAGGGCCCGGTGCTCGCGGCGCTGCGCGCGGCCCGCGCGCACACCCGCTTCGGGCTGCTGGACAGCATGACCGAGATCCGCGACTGGGAGCGCCGGTTCGCCCCCGGCGGCGGCGCGGTCGACCTGGACTCGGCGACGCGCTACAAGGTGTTGGACGCCTTCGACGGCTATCTCGACACCCTGCCGGGCAGCTCGGACATCCGCCCCGACGCGTACCGCGTGAAGGACGTCGTGGGCCGCCGCGGCATCGGCATCGGCAGCGCGGGCCTCCCGTCGTACAACATCCTGCTCGAGGGCCACAGCGACGCCCTCGAGAACGACCTCGTGATCTACATGAAGCAGGCCCAGACCTCCGCCGTCTCCCGGCACATCACCGACCCCGAGATCCGGGAGTACTTCCAGCACGGCGGCCACCGCACCGTGATCTCGCAGCGCGCCCTCCAGGCGCACGCCGACCCGTGGCTCGGCTGGACGGAGCTGGACGGCGCGGGGCAGCTCGTCGCGGAGGTCTCGCCGTACGCGGTCGACCTCGACTGGTCCGATCTGGACAGCCCCGAGGAGATCGCCCAGGTCGTCGCGGACCTCGGGCGGGCCACCGCGACCATGCACTCGGCGGCTGACGACGAGAGCGGCCACTCGCTGGTCCCGTTCTCCACCGAGCGGGCCATCGACGCGGCGATCGCGGCCGACGAGGAGGGCTTCCCGGAGCTGCTGGTCGACTTCGCGCACGAGTACGGCTCGGTCGCGCGCCGTGACCACCAGATCTTCGTCGACCTGTTCCGGAACGGGCGGATTCCGGGGCTGTAGGGGTCGCGGGTGCACCGTGACACGGCCGTCCGGCGTCCCCGTGCCGAACGGGCGCCCGAGCCTGGCACGATGGCGGTGTGACGGCACCGAAACCCTCCTCACCGAACAGCGATCACTCGCAGCGGCAGCACGACCCCTGGGCGGCTCCGCCCCAGCACGCCGGGCCGCAGCACGGCGGCGGAGCCGGGGGCGGGCCCGGCGACGGGGGCGGGAAGCCCCCGTCGCTCGCGGAGGCCCTGCCGGTGCGGCAGGAGGCACGTGACGCGGTGCTCGTCACGCTGGCCGTGGCGGTGCTGGGTGTGGTCTTCGGGCTGCTGTGGCTGTGGCTGGCGCCGCGGGTGCCGCTGATCTCGGACGGCGACGCCGTCTACCTCAAGCACCCCGAGGGCGAGGAGGCGATGGGTGCCGACGGCACCTTCGTCCTGCTCGGGCTCGGGCTCGGCGCGCTGGCCGGGACCGCCGTGTTCTGGTTGCGGCGGCAGGGCGGCGTCGGCCTCGTGGTCGGCCTCGCGGCCGGCGGCCTGGTGGCCGCGCTGATCGGCTGGAAGCTCGGTGTCTGGCTGGGCCCGACCAGCGACCTGGCGGCGCACGCGAAGGACGTGGGCGAGGGCAAGACGTTCGACGCCCCGCTGAAGCTGGAGGCGAAGGGGGCGCTGCTGGCGTTCCCGTTCGCCGCGCTGGCGGTGCACCTGGCGTTCACGGCGGCGTTCGGCAAGCGCGACCCGGAGCCGCCGCTCCCGCCGGCGCCGCCACCGGCCTGGTGAGGCCGGGCACGGCCGGGCACGGCCGGATCGGTGGGCGTACGTACGGCGCCGGACGCGGGGCGTACGGCGCCGGGTTGACGCGCCGGGCGTCAGGACGGGCGGCGCCCGTGGTTGGCGTGGCCCTTGCGGACGCGCCAGCGGCGCTTACGGGTGCGCTTCGACACGGCGGAACCCCCTTGCTGGGTGGTCGGCCTCGCACGGCCCTTCTTTGTACCTGCCTGTGTACGTAGCCGAGGTACGCCCCCGTGTGAAGCCCCGCCGCCGCCCGGTTCCGGCCACATCCGCGCTCCGTGTGCGTACGGACGGCCGGGCCGGTTACGTACGCGCGATCGGCGCCGTCGTCGCGCCCGTCAGCGCGACCAGGTCGCCCGGCGCCAGTTCGATCTCCAGCCCGCGCCGCCCCGCCGACACGCAGACCGTGTCGTGCCCCTCGGCCGAGGCGTCCACGACCGTGGGCAGCCGCTTGCGCTGCCCCAGTGGGGAGATGCCGCCCCGTACGTACCCGGTGGTGCGTTCGGCGGCGGCCGGGTCGGCCATCGCCGCCCGCTTGCCGCCGGCCGCCGCAGCCAGCGCCTTCAGATCGAGCGACGCGGAGACGGGGACGACGGCGACGGTGAGCGCCCCGTCGACATCGGCGACGAGGGTCTTGAAGACCTGCTCGGGGGAGAGGCCGA includes:
- a CDS encoding ABC transporter permease, whose amino-acid sequence is MWPSMGAVYRAQLSRARVARIPLLFVATFQSLGIMVLMRGVVDGGAEARAVVAGSSVLVVAFVALNLLAQYFGQLRASGGLDHYATLPVPAAAVVLGAAGAYASFTVPGVVFTAVAGSVLFGLPLSGLWVLVAVIPLAGAALAGLGAALGLLAPRAELATVCGQLGMSAALLLGVLPGDQLPGPVQWVRDLLPSTYGVEALARALESSPEWARVALDLGVCAAVGVVSLAVATWAYRRASVR
- the dnaE gene encoding DNA polymerase III subunit alpha; translation: MTDQQFTHLHVHTQYSLLDGAARLKDMFKACNEMGMSHIAMTDHGNLHGAYDFFHQAKDAGVTPVMGIEAYLAPESRRNTRPVKWGTPHQKRDDVSGNGAYTHMTMWARNETGLHNLFRAQSRASLEGFFRKPRMDRELLAEYAEGLMATTGCPSGEVSTRIRLDQMDEALKAAGEYQDIFGKENFFVELMDHGIDIDKRARDGLEEIARKIGAPFVVTNDSHYTYEREAAAHDTLLCIQTGNNLSNPDRFKFDGAGYYLKSAAEMYAIDSSDAWQEGCRNTQLLIAERVDTTGMFEPQNLMPRFDVPEGYTEVTWFREEVRRGMARRYPNGVPEDRQRQADYEMDIIVEMGFPGYFLVVADFIMWAKNNGIAVGPGRGSAAGSIVSYAMGITDLDPIDHGLIFERFLNPERVSMPDVDIDFDERRRGDVIRYVTDKYGADKVAMIGTYGTIKAKAAIKDASRVLGYPYAMGDRITKAMPADVLGKGIPLSGILDKDHPRYSEAGEVRSMYENEPDVTKVIDAARGIEGLVRQMGVHAAGVIMSSEKLIDHVPVFSPKNDGTVVTQWDYPSCEALGLLKMDFLGLRNLTIMDDAVKLIKKNKGVDLTLLDLSLDDPKTFELLCRGDTLGVFQFDGGPMRSLLRLMKPDNFEDISAVSALYRPGPMGMNSHINYALRKNGQQEITPIHPELEEPLREVLGITHGLIVYQEQVQKAAQVLAGYSLGQADLLRRAMGKKKQEVLDAEFVNFQQGARDKGYSDEAIQAVWDVLVPFAGYAFNKAHSSAYGLVTYWTAYLKANYPAEYMAALLTSVRDDKDKSAVYLNECRKMGIKVLPPDVNESEANFTPRGDDTIVFGLTAVRNVGNNVVDSIVKCRRAKGAYASFPDFLDKVEAVVCNKRTVESLIKAGAFDAMGHTRKGLTAHFETMIDNVVQVKRKEAEGQFDLFGGMGDDTGDDKPAFGLDVEFSDIEWEKTYLLAQEREMLGLYVSDHPLFGLEHVLNDKADAAIAQLTGGDYSDGAIVTIGGIISGLQRKMTKQGNAWAIATVEDLAGSIDCMFFPATYQLVSTQLVEDAVVFVKGRLDKREDVPRLVAMELMIPDLSEASANAPVTITIPTVKITPPLVEKLGEVLTHHRGATEVRVKLQGTRRTTVLRLDRHRVTVDPALFGDLKQLLGPACLAG
- a CDS encoding ABC transporter ATP-binding protein, yielding MGTPAQAVVRTSDLVKTYPPGRARRGTPATPEVRATDGVTLTVRRGEVFGLLGPNGAGKSTLVRQLTGLLRPDSGGVEVLGHDLVRHPERAARLLAYLGQESSALDELTVSLAVETTARLRGLELRAARHARDAVLDELELCAIAGRPLRNLSGGQRRLACVATALAGERPLLVLDEPTTGMDPVARRAVWAAVDRRRADHGTTVVLVTHNVIEAETVLDRVAVMDRGRVIACDTPGGLKALIGDDVRLELVWRDRAPVEVPEVAALGADAAVAGRRWTLRLTPEAARDAVATVTAGPAFAALDDFTLATPSLEDVYLALGGRTEGLVKT
- a CDS encoding NYN domain-containing protein — its product is MDRCVVLVDAGYLLGAAASLLAGEPTRSRITVDHTALIQALRERAEGDTECALLRIYWFDGAPDRVPQPEHRRLRVMPRVTVRLGALTRSEGRWAQKGVDAAMHAELTELARNRACSDIVLVTGDGDLLPGLMSAKEHGVAVHLWAVQAADGDYNQSEDLVAEADERRVLDRTWITRAVRAKDLSGVCAPQPEPRPEIAAILAAPLPESAKNGGAPASSAPPAEHTTADGERAPEDAAAERTAEEAPPQRTESTGVPTPKDLAGLGRPPHGPAHTQPATSAGATLRWSSDKGWIERASTGGEAPEIAALPMLAQLTTAEQRWADREEDITAVSGDPFEVGQVFARRWIARLSSQSHLHHLSGEYPRIPHRIDGELLRYAARFGLLAHKDDQIDEHDRYAIRAGFWREVDALTATERSPAAE
- a CDS encoding SAM-dependent methyltransferase is translated as MSEDATAHETGTAHDTAEQLSRRIDTSRAHPARVYDAFLGGKDHYPADSEAAKAALAANPRGYLDVRHNRAFLRRAVGQLAAEAGIRQFLDVGTGLPTQENVHQIAQRTAPESRVVYVDNDPVVLVHARVLLDSGPAGRTDYVDADLRDPATILREAARTLDFDRPVGLVLVAILHFVEDEEAYAAVRELLAALPSGSHLVLSHLTADRNPERITKVAETYQKRGLTFVLRPEAKIRKFLTDNGLEMIEPGLVPVHRWRPDHRPDVERESAADGGAGGAEGAGGADGPDRTDRGDGTVVERDGRDGLEDVGRTRYRDIADVTDADINILAAVARKP